The Eriocheir sinensis breed Jianghai 21 chromosome 21, ASM2467909v1, whole genome shotgun sequence genome includes a region encoding these proteins:
- the LOC127001746 gene encoding uncharacterized protein LOC127001746 → MTGGAGLSTGRHSRHGTSSLSPATGVGEGLAGVRLQAGAYTTTGSLLHSGATVLPTLEQVSVCLHLRPLHLTRAMPIISYNAKDSSRELYLGLEGTSSRLVFQCCGGSVEESVAVPVSLCEWQPICLALHLLARNLTFAYSTMVEQVPLKVDVSRLGRRRLEVTGGEKLVVGQNTDSLEGMLDISRTLHGAVADLRLYIVAFTLAQIRSFMGCLKDDLFLQTSALVSLEQGSIESRGPTEEMEVAAAEVCGGGRKSFAMLFPQKKNFNDALTWCEKLRGAL, encoded by the exons GGGTGGGGGAGGGCCTGGCTGGGGTGAGGCTTCAGGCCGGCGCCTACACCACCACAGGCAGCCTCCTGCACTCCGGGGCCACCGTCCTACCCACCCTCGAGCAG GTGAGCGTGTGTCTGCACCTGCGGCCCCTCCACCTGACGCGCGCCATGCCCATCATCAGCTACAATGCGAAGGACTCATCGAGGGAGCTGTACCTAG GGCTGGAGGGCACGTCTTCCAGGCTGGTGTTCCAGTGTTGCGGCGGCAGCGTGGAGGAGAGCGTCGCGGTGCCCGTCAGCCTGTGCGAGTGGCAGCCCATATGCCTCGCCCTCCACCTGCTGGCACGCAACCTAACCTTCGCCTACAGCACCATG GTGGAGCAGGTGCCTCTGAAGGTGGACGTGTCGAGGCTCGGGAGGCGGCGGCTGGAAGTGACAGGCGGCGAGAAGCTGGTGGTGGGGCAGAACACGGACTCCCTCGAGGGAATGTTGGATATCTCGCGGACCCTTCATGGCGCCGTGGCCGATCTGCGCCTTTACATTGTAGCCTTCACCCTGGCACAGATCAGGAGCTTTATGGGATGCCTCAAGGACGACCTGTTCCTCCAGACATCAGCGCTGGTAAGCCTCGAGCAGGGAAGCATCGAGTCGCGCGGCCCCACCgaggagatggaggtggcggCGGCCGAGGTGTGTGGCGGCGGCAGGAAGAGCTTCGCGATGCTGTTCCCGCAGAAGAAGAACTTTAATGACGCCTTGACCTGGTGTGAGAAGCTTCGCGGGGCGCTCTAG
- the LOC127001739 gene encoding zinc finger protein 431-like isoform X2 produces the protein MEWNNRQQIVHKWEPFGLQQMQPIQQQQQLQQQHQLPTQHQQQHPQPQPQQQQIQQQQQLQPPTLQMPHMGAPKAARTGGSTTPHCLICNVHLGMFAKGGMEVFSEKVTTTSGKMQVHSVLGSIINVELNAAAVHSNIVCKKCFKLLDDIDSLEMQLVSMKQLVSSKYTMTLALVKKGLVGKAVLEEGPKQQQQQQQQHDHQQQQETPSSPPKFKKSPPKPLTTGKGIKLKSTTRRGRPPKMLRVRKTGKLAVKSGKLVVKGVDECLTPEIQLKEESVSSDDECYHVELDIAADDMEDDNGPHTCSLCYKEFSSRTVLATHIETHGNNVNSHKCDICEKSFLTAESLVKHKKLHKGKKKSVKRRTGCQAFDITHIKQFKCRQCSKVFTTKSKAEDHERTHTGEKPFECDICGTCFRQKSNLSSHKRVTHLQEKRYKCELCDKAFKWKRLLNGHTMSVHTGERPYKCEFCEAGFVYQQHYKKHMRIHTGEKPFKCEVCGKAFNSSNNCRAHMFTHSDKKPYECTLCGAGFMRKPLVLSHIRQHGHMDNLEVYVKANAPTTVLAAAGEGSSGGSRSPVPGTVIRRRKLNREASHTGVMHVTQGPPQPPHNNVEENIHHFIIPGNDARETTGTGETMGYMFGTFQSQSTVGHYTPLNLGQW, from the exons ATGGAGTGGAACAACCGTCAACAAATTGTGCACAAATGGGAGCCATTTGGCTTGCAACAGATGCAGCcaatacagcagcagcagcaactgcAGCAACAGCACCAGTtaccaacacaacaccaacaacagcacCCACAACCCCAACCCCAACAGCAGCAaatacagcagcagcagcaacttcAACCACCAACTTTACAGATGCCCCATATGGGGGCCCCTAAAGCAGCTAGAACTGGTGGCTCTACTACCCCCCACTGCCTCATTTGTAATGTGCACCTCGGCATGTTTGCCAAGGGTGGCATGGAGGTTTTCTCAGAAAAG GTAACCACTACCAGTGGAAAGATGCAGGTTCACAGTGTGCTTGGCTCAATCATCAATGTAGAGTTAAATGCAGCTGCAGTGCACTCCAACATTGTGTGTAAGAAATGCTTCAAGCTGCTCGATGACATTGATTCCCTGGAGATGCAACTTGTAAGCATGAAACAG CTTGTGTCCAGTAAATACACCATGACCCTGGCACTGGTGAAGAAAGGCCTGGTAGGCAAGGCAGTACTTGAAGAGGGACctaaacagcaacagcagcagcaacagcagcatgaTCATCAGCAGCAACAGGAGACTCCTTCCTCACCACCCAAGTTCAAAAAGTCACCACCTAAACCCCTCACCACAG GAAAGGGCATCAAATTAAAAAGTACAACAAGGAGAGGTCGCCCTCCCAAAATGCTACGagtgaggaagacggggaagCTGGCAGTCAAGTCCGGCAAGCTAGTGGTGAAGGGTGTGGATGAATGTCTGACACCTGAGATACAGCTAAAGGAGGAGAGTGTGTCGTCTGATGATGAGTGTTACCATGTGGAGCTGGACATTGCTGCCGACGACATGGAGGATGATAATGGGCCTCATACTTGCTCTCTTTGCTACAAGGAGTTTTCCTCAAGGACAGTTTTAGCAACACATATTGAAACACACGGCAACAATGTTAATTCCCACAAGTGTGATATTTGTGAAAAAAGTTTTCTTACTgcagaaagtcttgtcaaacacAAAAAATTgcacaagggaaagaaaaagagtgttAAACGAAGGACAGGATGTCAGGCATTTGACATCACACACATAAAGCAATTCAAGTGCCGTCAGTGCAGCAAAGTGTTTACTACTAAAAGCAAAGCCGAGGACCATGAGCGAACCCACACCGGGGAAAAGCCCTTTGAGTGTGACATCTGTGGCACGTGTTTCAGGCAGAAGAGCAACCTTTCCTCCCATAAGCGAGTGACCCATCTGCAAGAAAAGCGGTACAAGTGTGAACTTTGTGACAAAGCCTTTAAGTGGAAAAGACTATTGAATGGCCATACAATGAGTGTCCACACAGGGGAGCGCCCATATAAATGTGAATTCTGTGAAGCAGGTTTTGTTTATCAGCAgcattacaaaaaacacatgaggATTCATACTGGGGAGAAACCATTCAAATGTGAAGTGTGTGGGAAGGCATTCAATTCTTCAAACAATTGTCGTGCACATATGTTTACTCACTCTGACAAAAAGCCATATGAGTGTACCCTTTGTGGGGCAGGATTTATGCGCAAGCCTCTAGTGCTGTCCCACATTAGGCAGCATGGACACATGGACAACCTAGAGGTATATGTGAAAGCCAATGCACCCACCACAGTACTTGCAGCAGCTGGGGAGGGAAGCAGCGGGGGTTCAAGGAGTCCCGTCCCTGGCACAGTCATACGCAGGAGGAAGCTAAATAGAGAAGCGTCACATACTGGAGTGATGCACGTGACTCAAGGGCCTCCACAGCCTCCGCATAACAATGTAGAGGAGAATATACATCACTTCATCATCCCTGGCAATGATGCAAGGGAGACTACTGGCACTGGTGAGACCATGGGCTACATGTTTGGGACCTTTCAGAGCCAGAGCACAGTTGGTCATTATACACCACTAAACCTGGGGCAGTGGTAA
- the LOC127001739 gene encoding zinc finger protein 431-like isoform X1 codes for MEWNNRQQIVHKWEPFGLQQMQPIQQQQQLQQQHQLPTQHQQQHPQPQPQQQQIQQQQQLQPPTLQMPHMGAPKAARTGGSTTPHCLICNVHLGMFAKGGMEVFSEKVTTTSGKMQVHSVLGSIINVELNAAAVHSNIVCKKCFKLLDDIDSLEMQLVSMKQLVSSKYTMTLALVKKGLVGKAVLEEGPKQQQQQQQQHDHQQQQETPSSPPKFKKSPPKPLTTAGKGIKLKSTTRRGRPPKMLRVRKTGKLAVKSGKLVVKGVDECLTPEIQLKEESVSSDDECYHVELDIAADDMEDDNGPHTCSLCYKEFSSRTVLATHIETHGNNVNSHKCDICEKSFLTAESLVKHKKLHKGKKKSVKRRTGCQAFDITHIKQFKCRQCSKVFTTKSKAEDHERTHTGEKPFECDICGTCFRQKSNLSSHKRVTHLQEKRYKCELCDKAFKWKRLLNGHTMSVHTGERPYKCEFCEAGFVYQQHYKKHMRIHTGEKPFKCEVCGKAFNSSNNCRAHMFTHSDKKPYECTLCGAGFMRKPLVLSHIRQHGHMDNLEVYVKANAPTTVLAAAGEGSSGGSRSPVPGTVIRRRKLNREASHTGVMHVTQGPPQPPHNNVEENIHHFIIPGNDARETTGTGETMGYMFGTFQSQSTVGHYTPLNLGQW; via the exons ATGGAGTGGAACAACCGTCAACAAATTGTGCACAAATGGGAGCCATTTGGCTTGCAACAGATGCAGCcaatacagcagcagcagcaactgcAGCAACAGCACCAGTtaccaacacaacaccaacaacagcacCCACAACCCCAACCCCAACAGCAGCAaatacagcagcagcagcaacttcAACCACCAACTTTACAGATGCCCCATATGGGGGCCCCTAAAGCAGCTAGAACTGGTGGCTCTACTACCCCCCACTGCCTCATTTGTAATGTGCACCTCGGCATGTTTGCCAAGGGTGGCATGGAGGTTTTCTCAGAAAAG GTAACCACTACCAGTGGAAAGATGCAGGTTCACAGTGTGCTTGGCTCAATCATCAATGTAGAGTTAAATGCAGCTGCAGTGCACTCCAACATTGTGTGTAAGAAATGCTTCAAGCTGCTCGATGACATTGATTCCCTGGAGATGCAACTTGTAAGCATGAAACAG CTTGTGTCCAGTAAATACACCATGACCCTGGCACTGGTGAAGAAAGGCCTGGTAGGCAAGGCAGTACTTGAAGAGGGACctaaacagcaacagcagcagcaacagcagcatgaTCATCAGCAGCAACAGGAGACTCCTTCCTCACCACCCAAGTTCAAAAAGTCACCACCTAAACCCCTCACCACAG CAGGAAAGGGCATCAAATTAAAAAGTACAACAAGGAGAGGTCGCCCTCCCAAAATGCTACGagtgaggaagacggggaagCTGGCAGTCAAGTCCGGCAAGCTAGTGGTGAAGGGTGTGGATGAATGTCTGACACCTGAGATACAGCTAAAGGAGGAGAGTGTGTCGTCTGATGATGAGTGTTACCATGTGGAGCTGGACATTGCTGCCGACGACATGGAGGATGATAATGGGCCTCATACTTGCTCTCTTTGCTACAAGGAGTTTTCCTCAAGGACAGTTTTAGCAACACATATTGAAACACACGGCAACAATGTTAATTCCCACAAGTGTGATATTTGTGAAAAAAGTTTTCTTACTgcagaaagtcttgtcaaacacAAAAAATTgcacaagggaaagaaaaagagtgttAAACGAAGGACAGGATGTCAGGCATTTGACATCACACACATAAAGCAATTCAAGTGCCGTCAGTGCAGCAAAGTGTTTACTACTAAAAGCAAAGCCGAGGACCATGAGCGAACCCACACCGGGGAAAAGCCCTTTGAGTGTGACATCTGTGGCACGTGTTTCAGGCAGAAGAGCAACCTTTCCTCCCATAAGCGAGTGACCCATCTGCAAGAAAAGCGGTACAAGTGTGAACTTTGTGACAAAGCCTTTAAGTGGAAAAGACTATTGAATGGCCATACAATGAGTGTCCACACAGGGGAGCGCCCATATAAATGTGAATTCTGTGAAGCAGGTTTTGTTTATCAGCAgcattacaaaaaacacatgaggATTCATACTGGGGAGAAACCATTCAAATGTGAAGTGTGTGGGAAGGCATTCAATTCTTCAAACAATTGTCGTGCACATATGTTTACTCACTCTGACAAAAAGCCATATGAGTGTACCCTTTGTGGGGCAGGATTTATGCGCAAGCCTCTAGTGCTGTCCCACATTAGGCAGCATGGACACATGGACAACCTAGAGGTATATGTGAAAGCCAATGCACCCACCACAGTACTTGCAGCAGCTGGGGAGGGAAGCAGCGGGGGTTCAAGGAGTCCCGTCCCTGGCACAGTCATACGCAGGAGGAAGCTAAATAGAGAAGCGTCACATACTGGAGTGATGCACGTGACTCAAGGGCCTCCACAGCCTCCGCATAACAATGTAGAGGAGAATATACATCACTTCATCATCCCTGGCAATGATGCAAGGGAGACTACTGGCACTGGTGAGACCATGGGCTACATGTTTGGGACCTTTCAGAGCCAGAGCACAGTTGGTCATTATACACCACTAAACCTGGGGCAGTGGTAA